In the Syngnathus scovelli strain Florida chromosome 16, RoL_Ssco_1.2, whole genome shotgun sequence genome, one interval contains:
- the rhbdf1a gene encoding inactive rhomboid protein 1 isoform X2, with the protein MAEARRESTSSLQRKKPPWLRLDIPTAQMSLDEPPTFVQPVKRQGFLRSISMPVETSHLQSPPRDFFDSRRPVLQRQSSITQTIKRGTADWFGVSKDGDATQKWQRKSLRHCSLRYGKLKPQVIREMDLPSQDNISLASTETPPPLYVPSSSHGMQKIVDPLARGRAFRMVEEVDGYSVPQTPITPGAASLCSFTSSRSGLNRIPRRRKRESVAKMSFRAAAALVKGRSIRDSTLRRTQRRSFTPASFMEEDIDFPDELDTSFFARDVLMHDELSTYADEVFESPSEAAMKETEHSDKKDEMELTGSALDKTALERSHLMLPLERGWRKAKEGAPGPPKVPLRQEVVSVNGQRRGQRIAVPVKKLFAREKRPYGLGMVGKLTNRAYRKRIDSYVKRQIEDMDDHRPFFTYWITFVHMLITILAVCIYGIAPVGFSQHETVDSVLRNKGVYENVKFVQQENFWIGPSSEALIHLGAKYSPCMRQDKQVHEFIREKRDIERNSACCVRNDRSGCVQTSEEQCSSTLAVWVKWPQHSSKHQLNGKDRQYGSVCHQDPRICLEPASVAPHEWPDDITKWPICTRYNTGNHTNLPHIDCTITGRPCCIGTKGRCEITSREYCDFMNGFFHEEATLCSQVHCMDDVCGLLPFLNPEIPDQFYRLWLSLFLHAGILHCMVSVAFQMTILRDLEKLAGWLRISIIYIVSGITGNLASAIFLPYRAEVGPAGSQFGILACLFVELIQSWQILAQPWVAFTKLLCVVLFLFAFGLLPWIDNFAHFSGFVSGFFLSFAFLPYISFGRMDLYRKRCQIIVFLLVFVGLFSGLAVLFYVYPIKCEWCELLTCIPFTDKFCEKYDLNAHLH; encoded by the exons GGGCACGGCCGACTGGTTCGGGGTGAGCAAGGACGGCGACGCCACGCAGAAATGGCAACGCAAGAGCCTCCGCCACTGCAGCCTGCGGTACGGCAAGCTCAAACCGCAGGTGATCCGCGAGATGGACCTGCCCAGCCAGGACAACATCTCGTTAGCCAGCACCgagacgccgccgccgctctaTGTGCCCTCCTCCTCGCATGGCATGCAGAAG ATCGTCGACCCGCTGGCTCGCGGTCGGGCCTTCCGCATGGTGGAGGAGGTGGACGGCTACAGCGTACCCCAGACGCCCATCACACCCGGGGCAGCGTCGCTCTGCTCCTTCACCAGCTCGCGCTCGGGCCTCAACAGAATACCCCGCCGACGCAAGAGGGAGTCGGTGGCCAAGATGAGCTTCAGGGCGGCGGCGGCTCTCGTCAAG GGGCGCTCCATACGGGACAGCACTCTGCGACGGACACAAAGACGCAGCTTTACTCCTGCCAGCTTCATGGAGGAAGACATCGACTTTCCCGATGAGCTGGACACGTCCTTCTTTGCCCGA GATGTCCTGATGCACGACGAGCTGTCCACGTACGCGGACGAGGTGTTTGAGTCGCCGTCGGAGGCGGCGATGAAAGAGACGGAGCATAGTGACAAGAAGGATGAGATGGAGCTGACTGGAAGCGCGCTTGATAAGACAGCGCTGGAGAGGAGTCATCTGATGCT ACCTTTAGAGCGCGGGTGGCGCAAAGCCAAAGAGGGCGCACCGGGCCCGCCCAAGGTGCCCTTGCGTCAGGAGGTGGTGAGCGTCAACGGGCAGCGGCGCGGCCAGCGAATCGCCGTGCCGGTCAAGAAGCTTTTTGCCCGCGAGAAAAGGCCGTACGGGCTGGGCATGGTGGGCAAGCTGACCAACCGCGCGTACCGTAAGCGCATCGACAGCTACGTCAAGAGGCAGATCGAGGATATGGACGACCACAG GCCCTTTTTTACATACTGGATCACCTTTGTACACATGCTCATCACCATCCTGGCTGTGTGTATCTACGGCATCGCACCGGTGGGCTTCTCCCAGCACGAGACGGTTGATTCT GTTTTAAGAAACAAAGGCGTGTACGAAAATGTCAAGTTTGTACAGCAGGAGAACTTCTGGATCGGGCCAAGCTcg GAGGCGCTGATCCACTTGGGGGCCAAATACTCTCCATGCATGCGGCAGGACAAGCAAGTGCATGAGTTCATCAGGGAAAAACGAGACATCGAACGCAACTCGGCGTGCTGCGTGCGAAACGATCGCTCCGGCTGTGTCCAGACCTCAGAAGAGCAGTGCTCG AGCACTTTGGCTGTGTGGGTGAAGTGGCCCCAGCATTCCAGCAAACATCAGCTCAACGGGAAAGACAGACAATACGGCTCCGTCTGCCACCAGGACCCAAG GATCTGTCTGGAGCCCGCCTCGGTCGCGCCGCACGAGTGGCCTGATGACATCACCAAGTGGCCA ATTTGCACCAGGTACAACACAGGGAACCACACTAACCTGCCTCACATCGACTGCACCATCACGGGCCGACCCTGCTGCATCGGAACCAAAGGaag GTGTGAAATCACATCCCGGGAATATTGTGACTTCATGAACGGCTTCTTTCATGAGGAAGCCACTCTCTGTTCACAA GTGCATTGCATGGATGATGTATGTGGACTGCTGCCTTTCCTCAACCCCGAGATCCCGGATCAGTTTTACAGACTCTGGCTCTCGCTCTTCCTGCACGCAGG GATCCTTCACTGCATGGTGTCGGTGGCATTCCAGATGACCATCCTGAGGGAcctggagaagctggcgggatggCTGCGTATCTCCATCATTTACATCGTCAGCGGCATTACCGGCAACCTGGCGTCGGCCATCTTCCTGCCGTACAGAGCCGAG GTGGGACCGGCGGGCTCCCAGTTTGGCATCCTGGCCTGCTTGTTTGTGGAGCTGATCCAGAGCTGGCAGATCTTGGCGCAGCCTTGGGTGGCCTTCACCAAGCTGCTGTGCGTGGTGCTCTTCCTATTCGCCTTCGGCCTGCTGCCGTGGATCGACAACTTTGCGCACTTCAGCGGCTTCGTTTCGGGCTTCTTTCTGTCCTTCGCCTTCCTGCCCTACATCAGCTTCGGCCGCATGGACCTGTACCGGAAACGCTGCCAGATCATCGTCTTCCTGCTGGTCTTTGTGGGCCTCTTTTCGGGCCTGGCCGTGCTCTTCTACGTCTACCCCATCAAGTGCGAATGGTGCGAGCTGCTCACTTGCATCCCCTTCACGGACAAATTTTGCGAGAAGTACGACCTCAACGCGCACCTccactga
- the aanat2 gene encoding arylalkylamine N-acetyltransferase 2 yields the protein MTQHLSGSSPFLKPFFLKTPVRVVNPLRQRRHTLPASEFRNLTPQDAISVFEIEREAFVSVSGECPLTLEEVLHFVRQCPELSLGWFEEGQLVAFIIGTGWDKERLSQEAMTLHVPNTSTVHIHVLSVHRHCRQQGKGSILLWRYLQYLSCMPHPRRALLICEDFLVPFYLKAGFKEKGPSAISVSNMRFQEMEYMLGGQAYARRNSGC from the exons ATGACCCAGCACCTGAGCGGCTCGTCGCCCTTCCTCAAGCCCTTCTTCCTGAAGACACCCGTCCGGGTGGTCAACCCTCTGCGGCAGAGACGACACACGTTGCCCGCCAGCGAATTCAGGAACCTCACGCCTCAGGATGCCATCAGTGTGTTTGAGATCGAGAGAGAAG CTTTTGTCTCAGTGTCAGGTGAGTGCCCTTTGACCTTGGAAGAGGTGCTGCACTTTGTGCGTCAGTGCCCCGAGCTGTCGCTGGGTTGGTTCGAGGAGGGTCAATTGGTCGCCTTCATCATCGGCACCGGCTGGGACAAAGAGAGGCTTTCGCAG GAGGCCATGACCCTACACGTGCCAAACACGTCGACGGTGCACATCCACGTGCTGTCGGTGCACCGCCACTGTCGGCAGCAGGGCAAGGGCTCCATCCTGCTGTGGCGGTACCTGCAGTACCTTAGCTGCATGCCGCACCCCCGCCGGGCGCTGCTAATCTGCGAGGACTTCCTGGTGCCCTTCTACCTTAAGGCCGGCTTCAAGGAGAAAGGCCCGTCAGCCATCAGCGTGTCCAACATGCGCTTCCAGGAGATGGAGTACATGCTGGGCGGACAGGCATACGCCAGGCGGAATAGCGGCTGCTAA
- the mgrn1b gene encoding E3 ubiquitin-protein ligase MGRN1b isoform X1: protein MGSILSRRIAGVEDIDIQANSAYRFPPKSGNYFATHFFMGGEKFDTPHPEGYLFGENMDLNFLGNRPVQFPYVTPAPHEPVKTLRSLVNIRKDSLRLVRYKDDSDSPVEEGGKPKVQYGVEFTFDADARVAITLYCQAFEEFSNGMAVYSPKDPSMASETVHYKRGVSQQFSMPSFKIDFNEWKDDDLNFDLDRGVFPMVIQAVVDEGDDCLGHAHVLLAAFERHVDGSFSVKPLKQKQIVDRVSYLLQEIYGIENKNNQETKPSDDENSDNSNECVVCLSDLRDTLILPCRHLCLCNSCADTLRYQANNCPICRLPFRALLQIRAVRKKPGALSPVSFSPVLAQTMDHDEHSGTDSVPPGFEPVSLLEALNGLQSTSPAVPSAPLYDDINFSGGDSGRQLSSPEHLSDGSLQKGKVSKSPDSTLRSPSSPIQEEDEEKLSEMSDAQPHTLLSSSPAPTDATATEDVADSLSPDDEDRLHAGADILQDCGSEHSSLTKTESDPAGDLSLPGSSESTESLKSQSTNCSSQPLLCPDSSFHREDEHLLP, encoded by the exons ATGGGATCCATCCTAAGTCGCAGAATCGCTGGTGTTGAGGATATTGACATCCAAGCTAACTCGGCCTATCGGTTTCCACCGAAATCTG GGAATTATTTTGCGACCCACTTTTTCATGGGAGGGGAGAAGTTTGACACACCACATCCCGAGGGATACCTTTTTGGGGAAAATATGGATTTAAATTTCCTGGGAAACAGGCCAGTGCAG TTCCCCTACGTCACCCCTGCACCCCACGAGCCCGTGAAAACCCTCAGGAGTCTGGTGAACATTCGGAAGGACTCGTTGCGCTTGGTTCG GTATAAAGACGACTCTGACTCACCTGTGGAGGAGGGTGGCAAACCAAAGGTTCAGTACGGCGTTGAGTTCACATTTGACGCCGACGCTCGGGTGGCCATCACTCTCTACTGCCAGGCTTTTGAGGAATTTTCTAATGGGATGGCTGT GTACAGCCCGAAGGATCCATCCATGGCCTCGGAGACGGTCCACTACAAGAGGGGTGTGAGCCAGCAGttctccatgccttctttcaagATAGACTTCAACGAGTGGAAAGATGATGAC ctcAACTTTGACCTGGACCGAGGGGTGTTTCCCATGGTGATCCAGGCAGTGGTCGACGAAGGAGATG ACTGCCTCGGACACGCTCACGTACTTTTGGCAGCCTTTGAACGA CACGTCGATGGCAGTTTCTCCGTCAAGCCACTGAAGCAAAAGCAAATT GTGGACCGCGTGAGCTACCTCTTACAGGAGATCTACGGCATTGAGAACAAGAACAACCAAGAAACTAAG CCGTCCGACGACGAGAACAGCGACAACAGCAACGAGTGCGTGGTGTGTCTGTCGGACCTGCGCGACACGCTCATCCTGCCTTGCAGACACCTGTGCCTGTGCAACTCGTGCGCCGACACCTTGCGCTACCAAGCTAACAACTGTCCCATCTGCAGACTGC CCTTCAGGGCCTTGCTGCAGATTCGAGCAGTGCGCAAAAAGCCCGGAGCGCTCTCCCCTGTCTCTTTCAGTCCTGTTCTGGCACAGACGATGGACCACGATGAGCACTCA GGCACTGATTCAGTCCCACCTGGCTTTGAGCCCGTCTCGCTGTTGGAGGCCCTGAACGGCCTGCAGTCCACGTCACCCGCCGTTCCCTCAGCACCTCTATATGACGACATCAACTTCTCGGGCGGCGACAGCGGCCGACAGCTGAGTTCCCCGGAGCATTTGAGCGACGGCAGTCTGCAGAAAGGCAAAGTCAGCAAATCACCtgacag CACCCTGAGGTCCCCATCTTCGCCCATCCAGGAAGAGGATGAGGAAAAGCTGTCAGAGATGTCAGACGCTCAGCCGCACACGCTCCTGTCGAGCAGTCCGGCTCCCACCGAT GCCACCGCAACCGAGGACGTTGCAGACTCTCTGTCCCCGGATGACG AGGACAGGCTGCACGCCGGCGCCGACATCCTCCAGGACTGCGGAAGCGAACACAGCAGCTTGACCAAAACAGAGAGCGACCCCGCCGGCGACCTGTCGTTGCCAG GGTCGTCCGAGTCCACGGAGAGCCTGAAGAGTCAGAGCACCAACTGCTCCAGCCAACCTCTCCTGTGCCCCGATAGCAGCTTCCACCGGGAAGACGAGCACCTCCTCCCCTGA
- the mgrn1b gene encoding E3 ubiquitin-protein ligase MGRN1b isoform X2, with translation MGSILSRRIAGVEDIDIQANSAYRFPPKSGNYFATHFFMGGEKFDTPHPEGYLFGENMDLNFLGNRPVQFPYVTPAPHEPVKTLRSLVNIRKDSLRLVRYKDDSDSPVEEGGKPKVQYGVEFTFDADARVAITLYCQAFEEFSNGMAVYSPKDPSMASETVHYKRGVSQQFSMPSFKIDFNEWKDDDLNFDLDRGVFPMVIQAVVDEGDDCLGHAHVLLAAFERHVDGSFSVKPLKQKQIVDRVSYLLQEIYGIENKNNQETKPSDDENSDNSNECVVCLSDLRDTLILPCRHLCLCNSCADTLRYQANNCPICRLPFRALLQIRAVRKKPGALSPVSFSPVLAQTMDHDEHSGTDSVPPGFEPVSLLEALNGLQSTSPAVPSAPLYDDINFSGGDSGRQLSSPEHLSDGSLQKGKVSKSPDSTLRSPSSPIQEEDEEKLSEMSDAQPHTLLSSSPAPTDATATEDVADSLSPDDEDRLHAGADILQDCGSEHSSLTKTESDPAGDLSLPALGPDSCSIGMEE, from the exons ATGGGATCCATCCTAAGTCGCAGAATCGCTGGTGTTGAGGATATTGACATCCAAGCTAACTCGGCCTATCGGTTTCCACCGAAATCTG GGAATTATTTTGCGACCCACTTTTTCATGGGAGGGGAGAAGTTTGACACACCACATCCCGAGGGATACCTTTTTGGGGAAAATATGGATTTAAATTTCCTGGGAAACAGGCCAGTGCAG TTCCCCTACGTCACCCCTGCACCCCACGAGCCCGTGAAAACCCTCAGGAGTCTGGTGAACATTCGGAAGGACTCGTTGCGCTTGGTTCG GTATAAAGACGACTCTGACTCACCTGTGGAGGAGGGTGGCAAACCAAAGGTTCAGTACGGCGTTGAGTTCACATTTGACGCCGACGCTCGGGTGGCCATCACTCTCTACTGCCAGGCTTTTGAGGAATTTTCTAATGGGATGGCTGT GTACAGCCCGAAGGATCCATCCATGGCCTCGGAGACGGTCCACTACAAGAGGGGTGTGAGCCAGCAGttctccatgccttctttcaagATAGACTTCAACGAGTGGAAAGATGATGAC ctcAACTTTGACCTGGACCGAGGGGTGTTTCCCATGGTGATCCAGGCAGTGGTCGACGAAGGAGATG ACTGCCTCGGACACGCTCACGTACTTTTGGCAGCCTTTGAACGA CACGTCGATGGCAGTTTCTCCGTCAAGCCACTGAAGCAAAAGCAAATT GTGGACCGCGTGAGCTACCTCTTACAGGAGATCTACGGCATTGAGAACAAGAACAACCAAGAAACTAAG CCGTCCGACGACGAGAACAGCGACAACAGCAACGAGTGCGTGGTGTGTCTGTCGGACCTGCGCGACACGCTCATCCTGCCTTGCAGACACCTGTGCCTGTGCAACTCGTGCGCCGACACCTTGCGCTACCAAGCTAACAACTGTCCCATCTGCAGACTGC CCTTCAGGGCCTTGCTGCAGATTCGAGCAGTGCGCAAAAAGCCCGGAGCGCTCTCCCCTGTCTCTTTCAGTCCTGTTCTGGCACAGACGATGGACCACGATGAGCACTCA GGCACTGATTCAGTCCCACCTGGCTTTGAGCCCGTCTCGCTGTTGGAGGCCCTGAACGGCCTGCAGTCCACGTCACCCGCCGTTCCCTCAGCACCTCTATATGACGACATCAACTTCTCGGGCGGCGACAGCGGCCGACAGCTGAGTTCCCCGGAGCATTTGAGCGACGGCAGTCTGCAGAAAGGCAAAGTCAGCAAATCACCtgacag CACCCTGAGGTCCCCATCTTCGCCCATCCAGGAAGAGGATGAGGAAAAGCTGTCAGAGATGTCAGACGCTCAGCCGCACACGCTCCTGTCGAGCAGTCCGGCTCCCACCGAT GCCACCGCAACCGAGGACGTTGCAGACTCTCTGTCCCCGGATGACG AGGACAGGCTGCACGCCGGCGCCGACATCCTCCAGGACTGCGGAAGCGAACACAGCAGCTTGACCAAAACAGAGAGCGACCCCGCCGGCGACCTGTCGTTGCCAG CCCTCGGTCCCGACTCCTGCTCTATCGGTATGGAGGAGTAA